The region GGCATTTATACAACAATTTTCATCGTAGTAACGAACTTACCAGAACATAAGTGTCCTTTTGAGGATTAAATTCATCCGTCATGACTGGTCCCCAGGTCCCAAATTGGCGGAGAGGTAGAACTTTGAAGCCTGGAAGGGATGCTCTCTCCCTGCAAAGCAACAAGTATAAAATCAGTATCAACTCCATCAGGATGACCCACTGGGTGAAAAATTAGGATAAGCAAACACAACGAACAGGGCCATCACGATAATACGTCCACAAAGCAAAAACCTGGTCCTGTATCAAACTTTAAATGATGAATCGTGGGATTCTGCAGCCCAATTTGGTCTCGCGAGTGTAAGGGGAATAACAGACTCTATAAGTCTGTAAAAGGATTTACACACTGCAAGTCTATACAAGGCTGCAGACTATCTCGTTGTTCCAACAGTTTAATCCCAAGACAGTATACAAAGATGTTTTCGAACAACAACAAAGATGTTGAAACTGGTAACAGTTTTACGCTTTAATTGTTCAGAAGGGACAAAATGAAATTCATTATCTACCAAAGTCTCAAAAGATGTGGACAAGTCCCACATTAATGTTCTTGTTCACCACATTAACCTCTATCATCTTCTCGTCAAAGTCAAGATTAAGACTGTTGCAAGAACTTTTGTGCTATTGAGCAAAATGCAAAATACTGGAGATGTATCTTGCATTATATCACGACATCATAAGAAGTTATACATCCATGTGACAAGGACTTCAAGTGAGCACACACACACAACATGCTTCGACACTTGGCGAAGTATAAGACATTTTTACTGTGTGATGTCAATACAATGGGTAATTTACTGGTGAGGTATGTGTTGTCACTATATATTCACTATATATTGCGGTCTAATCTACAATGTCACAttgaagtcatacagtcatacaaaaaaCATCATGTGTGCTCTTACTTCGAAAATCCTTTGAATTAGTaactgaactcttgaagaatgtgcttcaaagtcaaagaAAAAATGCACTCGGTGGAAGTCATCCGTGTACCACCCTCTCTTCAACCATTGCCTATCCATcctgtagcaacgcacgggcatatttcctAGTATCTACCAAAGTCTCAAAAGATGTGGACAAGTCCCACATTAATGTTCTTGTTCACCACATTAACCTCTATCATCTTCTCGTCAAAGTCAAGATTAAGACTGTTGCAAGAACTTTTGTGCTATTGAGCAAAATGCAAAATACTGGAGATGTATCTTGCATTCCAGTTGTAGATGTGTGCTTTTCATACAGGCATCTATAATGAGTTAGTGAATGACTTAATATTTAAAATGTTGGATCCGTGTATTAACAATAAATGGGACATGGGTGCAATAGTGAAGAATCTTACACTTCATCAGGCTCCCGCACATCAATCAATTGAGATTCTTCAATAAAACTAGGATCTTGCATTTTTTCGTGAAGCTCCTCTGGTTGAATATCTTGCAGCAAGCATTGGTCCCTGCCATTTGGTGGCAAAAGATATGAATACCTATTCGTGTGTACCAAGATACAACATCATGTGTTGTTAGAACCATCTACCTCTCAGAGAGCACCTGCACTAAATGCCATCCAAATTTTGTCTTACACCGTACAACTTTATTCAAAGGAGCACTGAATGCTGCTTCTTCAAACTCTGGTACCTGCTCAAGTCAAGCAATAACATTCAAATTACTGCTGAACACATTGTACAGAGTACTGACAGAAACTGAAATATCAGTGGACAGACCCAGTGCTAGAAATTGAAATATCAGTATCTAACGAAAACAATAGATGGACGTGGCAACAGATGAAAGGATGTGAGTTTCAGGAAATAAACTAGCTAATTCTAAGTTCTAACCAGACACTTAGATGGCTGCGGGCAGCAAGTCAGTCAAAAACAGTGAAATCGGTGGATTCAGATATGTATAGCGACATATAGAAGTGTTCAACAAGATGGATAACTTGTTTTAAGCTACCAGTTCCCCGCGAATATGCAAACAACCAAGAAACAGTACCAACAATAATATTTTACACGTTCATGTTTGCCAGTTGATGGTGTTGATAGCTCTTGATTATTTATAACTCAGAAAGAACTAAGTTCCACCACAGAAATCAAATAAATACAATGCTAAATACTAAGAAAGATGTACTATGAAACAAAACATTTTCAGTTGTATCCTACATGGACATCATCACCGATGCCCAGCAAAGCTAGATAATCAGTGTAATTTCACTATGCAGCTTTGGTACATAGTTGTTCCAGCTGAACAATAATAATATGTGAAGTCCTACTACAATGCTCTACTACTAGTACACATACTACAAAAGCAAGTTAATGTTGTACCATCTGTCCCCTCCGAACCCACCCAAGCATACCGCCATTCTCTTTTGATGGACATAAGGAGTGCTCCACGGCTAAATCACTCAAGTCCgcccctgaaattgaaaaacaagAGTAAAAATCAATGATTTCTCAACAACAAAAACAAGCCAGCTACTGAGCACTTCAAATGTTTCCTACTCTTCAGTGTCAACTTTCCCATAGACTTCTACATAAATCAATCATATATACACCATCCACATCAATGAGTTCAGCTCAGCATGTATGCTTAGCAATCAGCATTTGTTATATCATAACGCAGCCTAGAATTTAGATACGGAACATAAACAACAGCATGGATTGAATGCATTCAAGTGGAGAGGACCGTATAAAGCATAACTTTAGGACACCCATTTTGCAAGGGCCACATGTTGCTAAACACAGGATCATATGATTCGAATCTAGACTAATTAAATGTATCAGATGGTAGACAAAGCAAACAGAGCTAGTAAGCCGTACGAAAGGAAAAATCAACAACAAATTTGCACATTCACCTGATGCGATGCTCTTCTCCAAATCTACCAGAAGCCTGGCGTCCTTTTCGCCGACAAGCAGGTGCTGGACCAGCACCTCCTTCCCCTCCCTCGGAGCACTACTACTGGCAGCGGTGCAGAGAACTATCCAAACAGAGATTCATGTCAGCTTACCAGTAACCAATTCGGCGCCCCCAACTAATCACCCCCAAATCGAcgcatacaattgcaagcatggctACGATAGAAGGAAGCAAAAAAATCCATAACTGAACAAAATGCTCCCCAATCTCCGTAGCTAACTGACGGGCACTCAAGAGATAGCGCTTGCCCTACCACTCACCCCTGGTGCCGGGCCTGGGGTGTTCGCCGGCGGGGCGCATGGCCGAGCCCCACGCCGCGGAGACGGGCCGCGCGGACGCGAGGAGCGAGAGGGCGGCGGGCGACGACGGCGCGGGGCTGGCGACGGCGAGGAGCGGGGCGCGGCGCGCGAGcccggagagggaggcggcggagcaCGGGGTGGGGTAGGGGCATGGGAGGCGCGCGGCCCTGGTGGCTCTGAGACCAAGCATGGCTGGCTGGCTGGCCGGCCGGCTAACTGTCGCCGTCGTCTTCACCGCGACGGAAGAGGAAGGCGGGTGGGGAATATGCGGGAGCGACTAGGATAGAAAAAATGGGCCTTTGGTGGATATTTTTTAGTAGAAAAACTCAACGTGAGCCCTTGGATTGGAGTTGGACTGCTTGGATTCAATTTTTAAATAGATGCCGGAGAACAATGAGTTTTAGtagaaaataaaatgacaatgctaAAATCCTGCCGACTGGTGGTTTGCTACAGATCCGCACGACCCGCGCGTCGTTGGATCTGGATCGCACGATCATGACTTTTTAACGGAAACTAACTGTAGCCCACATATGACGCGACATCTTACGGAAACTACCTCCCCGAAATCATGCTGATTATAACCTGCCCACCCGCACTCCCCTTTTTTCGCGCTGAATTAATTACATGCACGTCTGCACTTTTTttttcggaaatgttaacgcccacacgtgtggatgtttgcacatcgcccatacacctccatcaccactcattttgccacgtatgaatagatgacatcagcagatttttttttggtatttggcttaaaaatgttgtatctcctaaataaaaaagcgaactaaaaatccgttttcaccattaaatccgtctcgacgagatcttcaaaactagaccccatgttgatatgtttcgacgaatttttttttgccagaagttgccacgctgtttacactgcagttgccatagggcttaaactaaagttgccatgtggcaattttagtttgtagatcatggcaattttagtattttgatgatggcaactccagtactttgaccatgaaaattattttttgtatgaaccatggcaattttacgtgcatgtatcatggcaattttagtttatggttcatggcaagtctagtttcttaattcctcgttttataaatgtcaaaattacttttaaatgtagaagaaaatagctgaaacatatcatggcaacttcagtgtaaacatcatggcaattcatatgcaatagacatggcaacttttaatcaaaaaaaattcatcaaaacatatcaacatgggatctagtttcgaagatctcatcgcgagggatttaatggtgaaaacggatttttaatcggatttttcgtttaagagataaaacattttaaaaactgaaaatccaaaaagattcctgcatgcatgcatgcgatgacgtggcaatctgtttacattagagacgtgtggtgcgtctcccttcctgccacaGTGTGACAGTTAGCGCAACCCTTTTTTTCGCAGGTGCTAATAACTATCCAAATAGAGCAGGTTGGGCAATTAAAATTGTATGCGGGGGGCTTGAACTCAGCACCTGTAACATGTAGCTAAGGATGACCTTAATCCACTAACCACTCCACACTATGTATGTACATGTTAAGTTTGATAAACCTAAACTATTTCATCATGATATTTAGTACTGCATCTTCTATAAAACATACATTTTCCTTTTTAATTCCATGAGTTTTCTCTAGTTCATCTTTATTTGTTCCACTTTATGATGAAAATAGGTATCTCCGCCAACACCCGGATGACGATGTGGATGATTTTGGTGATGTGATCAACGATTCTTCTAAAGAATATTCAGTCCGAGAGGTAGGAGATGTTGACGAAGAGAAGGTGGTAGGTCGTCTCTGAAAGCCGGTAATTTTTGGGCCGCAAACGTGATAATTTACGTACAAACACCGTGATAATTTTAGCCCGAGGCGAAAGAAGTTGTTGAAATATACCAACCGGTAATTTCTATGTGAATAGCCTGGTAATTTATGCACCATGGGCCTGATAAGTTACATGCAAACATGATGATAACTTCTAAACCAGAAAAAGTTGATGAAATGTACCCCAGTAATTCCTTTGTGAATATCATGATTTACACACCGCAAACATGATAACTTTTCCCTCCGTAGGGGGGGGGGTTGACGAGATATAACCTTGATAACTTCTCTGTAAATATGATGATAGTTTACGCATCACTGCCCTAATAACTTACGTACAAACATCGCGATAAGTTTTGATCGGGGTGAGGGggggtgctgaaaacacacaacccGGTAACTTTcaagtaaatagcatgataatatacacaCCACATATCtgataactgttggaaatatgccctagaggcaataataaattagttattattatattttcttgttcatgataatatccatgttataattgtattgataggaaactcagatacatgtgtggatacatagacaacaccatgtccctagtaagcctctaattgactagctcgttgatcaatagatggttacggtttcctgaccatggacattggatgtcgttgataacgggataacatcattagagaatgatgtgatggacaagacccaatcctaagcctagcacaaagatcgtagttcatatgctaaagcttttctaatgtcaagtatcatttccttagaccatgagattgtgcaactcctggataccgtaggaatgctttgggtgtaccaaacgtcacaacgtaactgggtggctataaagatgcactacaggtatctccgaaagtgtctgttgggttggcacgaatcgagactgggatttgtcactccatgtgacacagagatatctctgggcccactcagtaggacatcatcataatgtgcacaatgtgatcaaagagttgatcgcgggatgatgtgttacagaacgagtaaagagacctgccggtaacgagattgaacaaggtatcggcataccgacgatcgaatctcgggcaagtacaataccgctagacaaagggaattgtatacgggattgattgagtccttgacatcgtggttcatccgatgagatcatcgtggaacatgtgggagccaacatgggtatctagatcccgttgttggttattgaccggagaacgtctcggtcatgtttgcatggttcccgaatctgtagggtctacacacttaaggttcgatgacgctagggttataaaggaagtttgtatgtggttatcgaatgttgttcggagccccggatgagatccgggacgtcacgaggagttccggaatggtccggaggtaaagatttatatatgggaagtcctgttttggtcaccggaaaagtttcggtttttccggtaatgtaccgggaccaccgggagggtcccgggggtccaccaagtggggccaccaaccccgaagggctgcatgggccaagtgtaggagggaaccagccccaggtgggctggtgcgccccgcacaaggggcccaaggcacaggggagagtgggagggggcaaaccctagggcagatgggccctaaggcccaccccaggcgcgcctcccctctctccccctctggccgccacccaaatgggatctgggggctgccgccacccctggggagggaaccctagagggggcgcagccccctcccctcctcctatatatacttgagggttttggggctgccaacagatgagttccacctctccctagcgcagccctacctctctccctcctcctctcccgcggtgcctggcgaagccctgctggactaccacgctcctttatcaccaccacgctgttgtgctgctgctgaatggagtcttcctcaacctctccctctctccttgctggatcaaggcatgggagacgtcaccgggctgtacgtgtgttgaacgcggaggtgccgtccattcggcactaggatctccggcgatttggatcacgacgagtacgactccttcaaccccgttctcttgaacgcttccgcttagcgatctacaagggtatgtagatgcactctccttcccctcgttgttggtttctccatagatagatcttggtgacacgtaggaaaattttgaatttctgctacgttccccaacagtggcatcatgagctaggtctattgcgtagattcttttcacgagtagaacacaaagtagttgtgggcattgatcttgttcaatatgcttaccattactagtccaatcttgtttcgacggtattgtgggatgaagcggcccggaccgaccttacacgtactcttacgtgagacaggttccaccgactgacatgcacttggtgcataaggtggctagcaggtgccagtctctcccactttagtcggaacggattcgatgaaaagggtccttatgaagggtaaatagcaattggcatatcacgttgtggttttgcgtaggtaagaaatgttcttgctagaaacccatagcagccacgtaaaacatgcaaacaacaattagaggacgtctaacttgtttttgcagggtatgctatgtgatgtgatatggccaagaagaatgtgatgaatgatatgtgatgtatgagattgatcatgttcttgtaataggaatcacgacttgcatgtcgatgagtatgacaaccggcaggagccataggaattgtctttatttattgtatgacctgcgtgtcattgaacaacgccatgtaattactttactttattgctaaccggtagtcatagtagtagaagtaataagttggcgagacaacttcatgaagacacgatgatggagatcatggtgtcatgccggtgacgatgatgatcatggagccccgaagatggagatcagaaggagcaaaatgatattggccatatcatgtcactttttgattgcatgtgatgtttatcatgtttatgcatcttatttgcttagaacgacgttagtaaataagatgatccttcattaaaatttcaagaaagtgttccccctaactgtgcaccattgcgaaagttcgtcgtttcgaagcaccacgtgatgatcgggtgtgatagattcttacgttcacatacaacgggtgtaagccagatttacacacgcgaaacacttaggttaacttgacgagcctagcatgtacaaacatggcctcggaacacaagagaccgaaaggtcgagcatgagtcgtatagtagatacgatcaacatgaagatgttcactgatgatgactagtccgtctcacgtgatgatcggacacgacctagttgactcggatcatgtaatcacttagatgactagagggatgtctatctgagtgggagttcataagatgaacttaattatcctgaacataatcaaaagatctttgcaaattatgtcgtaagctcgcgttttagttccactgtttagatatgttcctagagaaaaatatagttgaaagttgacagtagcgattatgcggacagaagaaagcttatgtccttaatgcaccgctcagtgtgcttaaccccaaacatcgtctgtggatgttgcgaacatcggacatacacgttttgataactacgtgatagttcagttaaacggtttagagttgaggcaccaaagacgttttcgaaacatcgcagaacatatgagatgtttcgagggctgaaattgggatttcaggctcgtgcccacgtcaagaggtataagacctctgacgattttcttagccggcaaactaagggagaaaagctcaatcgttgagcttgtgctcagattatctgagtgcaacaatcacttgaatcgagtgggagttgatcttccagatgagatagtgatgtttctctaaagtcattgccaccaagctgcaagagcttcgtgatgaactataacatagcagggatagatatgatgatccttgaggtattcgcgatgtttgacaccgcgaaagtagaaatcaagaagaagcatcaattgttgatggttggtgaaaccactagtttcaagaagggcaagggcaagaagggatacttcatgaaacggcaaatcggctgctgctctagtgaagaaacccaagattgaacccaaactcgagactaagtgcttctgtaataaggggaacaaccactggagcagaattaccctagatacttggtagatgagaaggctggaaaagtcgatagaagtatattagatatacattatattaatgtgtactttactagtactcctagtagcaccaggggattagataccggttcggttgctaagtgttagtaactcgaaataaaagctacgaaataaacggagactagctaaaggtgagctgacgatatgtgttggaagtgtttccaagtttgatgtgatcaaacatcgcacgctccctctaccatcaagattagtattaaacctaaataattgtcatttagtgtttgcgttgagcatagacatgattggattatgtctatcgcaatacggttattcatttaaggagaataatgggtactctatttatttgaataataccttcaatggtcttgcacctaaaggaatggtttattgaatctcgatcgtagtgatacacattttcatgacaaaagatataagatagtaatgatagtaccacttacttgtggcactgccatgtaagtcatattggtataaaacgcatgaagaagctccatgttgatggatctttggactcactcatctttgaaaagtttgagacatgcgaaccatgtctattggtgcatacgcatgaagaaactccatgcagatggatcgtttagactcacttgattttgaatcacttgagatatgcaaatcataccacatggacaagatgactgaaaggcctcggtttcagtaagatggaactagatagcaacttattggaagtaacacattttgatgtgtgcagtccaatgagtgatgaggcatgcagtgaatatcgttatgttcttacttcacaaatgattcgagtagatgttgagtatatttacttgatgaaacacaagtctgaattattgaatggttcaagtaatttcagagtgaagtttaagatctttgtgacaagaggatagaatgtctatgatatgatcatagagatgaatatctgagttacgagttttggcacacaattaaaacattgtggaaattgtttcacaattaataccgcctggaacaccatagtgtgatggtgtgtccgaacatcatagtagcatcctattagatatggtgcataccatgatgtctcttattgaattaccactatcgttcatgggttaggcattagagacaaccgcactcactttaatagagcaccacgtaattccgttgagacgacaccgtttgaaccatggtttggagaaacctaagttgtcgtttcttaaaagtttggggctgcgacgcttatgtgaaaaaaggttTCAggtcgataagctcgaacccaaagcggataaaatgcatcttcataggacacccaaaacggttgggtatacctcctaattcagatccgaaagcaatagggattgtttcttgaatcgggtcctttctcgaggaaaggtttgtctcgagaattgagtgggaggatggtggagacttgatgaggttattgaaccatcacttcaacaagtgtgtagcagggcacaggaagttgttcctgtggcacctacaccaattgaagtagaagcttatgatagtgatcatgaagttttggatcaagtcactaccgtacctcgtagggtgacaaggatgcgtactacttcagagtggtacagtaatcctgtcttgaaggtcatgttgctagacaacaatgaacctacgagataTGGAAAAGCGATGGTggacccaaattccgacaaatggttagaagccatgaaatccgagataggatccatgtatcagaacaaagcatggactttggtggacttgcccaatgatcggcaagccattgagataaatggatctttaagaagaagacggacgtggacggtaatgtcaccgtctatgaagctcgacttgtggcgaagagtttttcacaagttcaaggagttgactacgatgagtttttctcatccgtagcgatgcttaagtccgtcagaatcatgttagcattagctgtatttatgaaatctggcaaatggatgtcaaaacgagtttccttaccagttttcgtaaggaaaggttgtatgtgatacaatcagaaagtttttgtcgatcctaaggatgctaaaaggtatgctagctccagcgatccttctaaggactggagtaagcatctcagagtcggaatatgtactttgataagatgatcaaagattttgggtttatacaaatttatgagaaacttgtatttccaaagaagtgagtgggagcactatagaatttctgataagtatatgttgtaaacatattgttgattagaaatgatgtagaatttctagaaagcatatagagttatttgaaaagtatttttcaatggaaaacctggattaggctacttgaacaataagcgccaagatctataagatagatcaaaatgcttaataatactttcaaatgagcacataccttgacatggtcttgaaggtgttcaagatggatcagtcaaagaaggagttcttgcctgagatgtgaggtatgaagttaagacttaaagctcgaccacggcagaagagagaaaggacgaaggtcgtcccctatgctttagacgtaggctctacagtatgctatgctgtgtatcgcacctgatgtgtgccttgccacatgtctgtcaagagggtacaaaggtgatcaaggaatggatcaccagatagcggtcaaaattatccttagaggaataaggatatgtttctcgattatggaggtgataaagagttcaacgtaaagggttacgacgatgcaagctttaactcctatccgagtgactctgagtggcaaaccggatacgtatagtggagcaaccatttggaatagctccaagtggagcgtgaaagcagcatttacaatatgacctagagatttgtgaagtacgtacggatctgaatgttacagacccgttgactaaaacttctctcacaagcaaaacatgatcaaactccagaactcattgagtcttaatcacatgatgatgtgaactagtttaatgacactagtaaactctttggatgttggtcacatggcgatgtgacgtatgagtgttaatcacatggcgatgtgaactagattattgactctagtgcaagtgggagactgttggaaatatgccctagaggcaataataaattagttattattatatttccttgttcatgataatcattt is a window of Triticum dicoccoides isolate Atlit2015 ecotype Zavitan chromosome 2B, WEW_v2.0, whole genome shotgun sequence DNA encoding:
- the LOC119362330 gene encoding rhodanese-like/PpiC domain-containing protein 12, chloroplastic, with the translated sequence MLGLRATRAARLPCPYPTPCSAASLSGLARRAPLLAVASPAPSSPAALSLLASARPVSAAWGSAMRPAGEHPRPGTRVLCTAASSSAPREGKEVLVQHLLVGEKDARLLVDLEKSIASGADLSDLAVEHSLCPSKENGGMLGWVRRGQMVPEFEEAAFSAPLNKVVRCKTKFGWHLVQVLSERDQCLLQDIQPEELHEKMQDPSFIEESQLIDVREPDEVERASLPGFKVLPLRQFGTWGPVMTDEFNPQKDTYVLCHHGMRSMQVAKWLQSQGFQKIYNVAGGIHAYSVKVDSSIPTY